In a genomic window of Chrysemys picta bellii isolate R12L10 chromosome 1, ASM1138683v2, whole genome shotgun sequence:
- the LOC101945934 gene encoding killer cell lectin-like receptor subfamily G member 1, whose translation MRKKEAIYTNTKCLTPPKQHLNQRPENAEIKDSPAPAPPWKIIAVILGIFCLILLGISVALAIKHHSCPGCPDQWVRYRDSCYYFSNMKKDWNSSRNFCSAQDSGLLVISDTKEKNLFLGIHTEEHWIGLTNLNGSGWAWEDGSTFSDIKVTSNSPVQHCGVLVEGALQASSCAVPFPCICEKSSK comes from the exons ATGAGAAAGAAAGAGGCGATCTACACGAATACAAAATGTCTCACTCCTCCTAAGCAGCACTTGAATCAAAGACCTGAAAATGCAGAAATCAAAG attcccctgctccagctcctccctGGAAGATCATTGCAGTGATTCTGGGGATCTTCTGCCTGATATTGTTAGGAATCTCAGTGGCCTTGGCTATCAAGC ATCATTCCTGTCCGGGATGCCCTGACCAGTGGGTACGATATAGAGACAGCTGTTACTACTTCTCCAACATGAAGAAAGATTGGAATTCTAGCAGGAATTTCTGCTCTGCCCAAGACTCAGGGCTCTTGGTAATCAGTGACACCAAGGAAAAG AACCTGTTCCTGGGGATCCATACAGAAGAACACTGGATTGGATTGACAAATCTCAATGGCTCTGGCTGGGCCTGGGAAGATGGCTCAACATTCAGCGATATAAA GGTCACCTCTAACAGCCCTGTGCAGCACTGTGGTGTCCTGGTGGAGGGGGCCCTCCAGGCCTCCAGCTGTGCAGTTCCTTTCCCATGCATCTGTGAGAAATCCTCCAAGTAA